A region of Streptomyces sp. NBC_01750 DNA encodes the following proteins:
- a CDS encoding WhiB family transcriptional regulator, whose translation MQLEAHAPSVPPSETILPPALTEDTTLTPLTPLTALSALDDAIEALGAPVPCRSYDPEVFFAESPADVEYAKSLCRTCPLMEACLAGAKERREPWGVWGGELFVQGVVVARKRPRGRPRKNPVAA comes from the coding sequence GTGCAACTCGAAGCGCACGCCCCGTCCGTACCGCCTTCCGAGACGATCCTCCCGCCCGCCCTCACTGAGGACACCACCTTGACTCCGCTCACTCCGCTCACCGCGCTCTCCGCGCTCGACGACGCCATCGAGGCCCTCGGCGCACCCGTCCCCTGCCGTTCTTACGACCCGGAGGTCTTCTTCGCCGAGTCGCCGGCCGATGTCGAGTACGCCAAGTCCCTCTGCCGTACCTGCCCGCTGATGGAGGCCTGCCTCGCGGGCGCCAAGGAGCGGCGTGAGCCGTGGGGCGTCTGGGGCGGCGAGCTCTTCGTCCAGGGCGTCGTCGTCGCCCGCAAGCGGCCGCGTGGTCGCCCGCGCAAGAACCCGGTTGCGGCATGA
- a CDS encoding ABC1 kinase family protein, whose translation MSDLPRKAVTRTAKLAALPLGFAGRATWGLGKRIGGKSAEIVARELQQRTAEQLFKVLGELKGGAMKFGQAMSVFESALPEEIAGPYRAALTKLQEAAPPMPTRTVHSVLEERLGEEWRELFLKFEDKPSAAASIGQVHRAVWHDGREVAVKVQYPGAGDALLSDLTQLSRFARLLGPLIPGMDIKPLITELRDRVSEELDYELEAQAQREHAAEFADDPDVLVPDVVHQCDQVLVTEWIDGIPLAEVIADGTTEQRDRAGQLLARFLFSGPARTGLLHADPHPGNFRLLPEEDGESWRLGVLDFGTVDRLPGGLPQTIGDCLRMTLESEAEAVYELLCDAGFVKESIELDPDAVLEYLLPIIEPAEAEEFTFTRSWMRNQATRIADIRSPAHQLGKQLNLPPSYLLIHRVTLSTIGVLCQLNATVRLRDELESWLPGFLPEDEEDSTAVGAQA comes from the coding sequence ATGTCTGATCTTCCCCGGAAAGCGGTCACCCGAACCGCCAAGTTGGCCGCGCTGCCACTGGGCTTCGCGGGCCGTGCCACTTGGGGTCTGGGCAAGCGGATCGGCGGCAAGTCCGCGGAGATCGTGGCCCGGGAGCTGCAACAGCGCACTGCGGAGCAGCTGTTCAAGGTGCTCGGCGAGCTCAAGGGCGGTGCGATGAAGTTCGGACAGGCCATGTCCGTCTTCGAGTCGGCTCTCCCCGAGGAGATCGCGGGCCCCTATCGCGCGGCCCTGACCAAGCTTCAGGAGGCGGCGCCCCCGATGCCGACGCGCACGGTCCACTCGGTGCTGGAAGAGCGGCTGGGCGAGGAGTGGCGGGAGCTGTTCCTGAAGTTCGAGGACAAGCCGTCGGCCGCCGCGTCCATCGGCCAGGTGCACCGGGCGGTGTGGCACGACGGGCGCGAGGTCGCGGTGAAGGTGCAGTACCCGGGGGCGGGGGATGCGCTGCTGTCCGACCTGACGCAGCTCAGCCGTTTCGCCCGGCTGCTGGGGCCGCTGATTCCCGGGATGGACATCAAGCCGCTGATCACCGAGCTCCGCGACCGGGTGTCGGAGGAGCTGGACTACGAGCTGGAGGCGCAGGCCCAGCGGGAGCACGCGGCGGAGTTCGCGGACGACCCGGATGTGCTGGTGCCCGATGTGGTGCACCAGTGCGACCAGGTGCTGGTGACCGAGTGGATCGACGGGATACCGCTGGCCGAGGTGATCGCCGACGGCACGACCGAGCAGCGGGACCGGGCGGGGCAGTTGCTGGCGCGCTTCCTCTTCTCGGGCCCGGCCCGTACAGGACTGCTGCACGCGGATCCGCACCCGGGGAACTTCCGGCTGCTCCCGGAGGAGGACGGCGAGAGCTGGCGGCTCGGCGTGCTGGACTTCGGCACCGTGGACCGGCTGCCCGGCGGACTGCCGCAGACCATCGGCGACTGTCTGCGGATGACGCTCGAGAGCGAGGCCGAGGCGGTCTACGAGCTGCTGTGCGATGCAGGCTTCGTCAAGGAGTCCATAGAGCTCGACCCGGACGCGGTGCTGGAGTATCTGCTGCCGATCATTGAGCCGGCGGAGGCCGAGGAGTTCACCTTCACCAGGAGCTGGATGCGCAACCAGGCAACGAGGATCGCCGACATCCGCTCCCCCGCACATCAGCTGGGCAAGCAACTCAATCTGCCGCCCTCGTATCTGCTGATACACCGGGTGACGCTGAGCACGATCGGGGTGCTGTGCCAGCTGAACGCGACAGTGCGGCTGCGGGACGAACTCGAATCGTGGCTTCCCGGTTTCCTGCCGGAGGACGAGGAGGACAGCACGGCGGTCGGCGCCCAGGCCTGA
- a CDS encoding ThiF family adenylyltransferase produces the protein MHPTVKPALRRAWRERQTVQFGATPAHAVMVGPVDTATGALIELLDGTRGLPWLRQEARSIGLPEGQVDALVNRLTAAGLLDDPTAGGPAADALRKRPGALDRLRSDLASLSVVHPEPGGGIQRLAARRAMRVQVRGAGRVGATVAAVLSAAGVGAVEVLDGGCTEPWDVAPGGLPAESVGERRDAAARQLVRRSAPDRPPRAGESAGTTECAEPGLSLVIVAPRDGLAAYAPDPAAAEDWIVTGTPHLYAGVVEGTGVVGPLVLPGGTACAGCLELDRAERDPARPRLLAQWRSGRRRALPACDVALATAVAGMTAAHALSFLDGELPASTGARWETSLPLLDWRSETIKPHLDCVCSAVGKSEREHTSGIGPPPHETMAG, from the coding sequence ATGCATCCGACGGTGAAGCCTGCCTTGAGGCGCGCATGGCGGGAGCGACAGACCGTGCAATTCGGGGCCACACCCGCACACGCGGTGATGGTCGGTCCGGTGGACACCGCGACAGGTGCCCTGATCGAGCTGCTGGACGGGACGCGGGGGTTGCCGTGGCTGCGCCAGGAGGCGCGGTCGATAGGCCTGCCCGAGGGACAAGTGGACGCCCTCGTGAACCGGTTGACGGCGGCCGGGCTGCTCGACGATCCGACGGCAGGCGGCCCCGCGGCCGATGCGCTGCGGAAACGACCCGGGGCCCTCGACCGGCTGCGCTCCGACCTGGCGTCGCTCTCCGTGGTCCATCCGGAACCGGGCGGCGGGATACAGCGCCTGGCGGCCCGGCGGGCCATGCGTGTCCAGGTCCGGGGCGCGGGGCGAGTCGGTGCGACGGTCGCCGCAGTGCTCTCGGCCGCCGGCGTGGGCGCGGTGGAGGTGCTGGACGGCGGATGCACCGAGCCGTGGGACGTGGCGCCCGGCGGGCTGCCGGCGGAATCGGTCGGTGAGCGGCGGGACGCGGCGGCCCGGCAGTTGGTGCGGCGGTCCGCGCCCGACCGTCCCCCACGCGCGGGAGAGTCGGCAGGGACCACGGAGTGCGCCGAGCCCGGTCTCTCCCTGGTCATCGTCGCGCCGCGGGACGGCCTGGCGGCCTATGCCCCCGATCCGGCCGCCGCCGAGGACTGGATCGTCACCGGGACACCCCATCTGTATGCGGGAGTTGTCGAGGGGACCGGTGTGGTGGGCCCGCTGGTGCTGCCCGGCGGCACGGCCTGCGCCGGGTGTCTGGAGCTGGACAGGGCGGAGCGCGACCCGGCGCGTCCCAGGCTGCTGGCACAGTGGCGCTCGGGCCGCCGGAGAGCATTGCCGGCCTGCGATGTCGCTCTGGCCACCGCCGTGGCAGGGATGACGGCGGCGCACGCGCTGTCCTTTCTCGACGGGGAGCTGCCCGCGAGTACGGGGGCGCGATGGGAGACTTCACTGCCTCTGCTTGACTGGCGCTCGGAGACGATCAAGCCGCACCTCGACTGTGTCTGCAGTGCGGTAGGGAAGAGTGAGAGGGAGCACACCTCGGGGATCGGGCCGCCGCCGCACGAGACAATGGCCGGGTAA
- a CDS encoding M48 metallopeptidase family protein → MSVDPSPRFAGETPQHSAGSQHRSAPSHPPRGSGTSAVEVRRSARRSRTVSAYREGDRTIVLIPARMSEAEEQRWVGVMLDKLAAQESKRILGDAELGERAERLSAQYFDGRARPTSVRWVTNQNTRWGSCTPAEGSIRLSHRLQGMPEYVVDYVLVHELAHLLVPGHGPRFWRLLEAYPRTERARGYLEGVVAADRLPHLPAARGE, encoded by the coding sequence GTGTCCGTCGACCCTTCCCCTCGCTTCGCTGGGGAGACCCCACAGCACAGCGCCGGAAGTCAACACCGCAGCGCGCCAAGCCACCCGCCCCGCGGATCGGGGACGAGCGCGGTCGAGGTCCGCAGGAGCGCCCGGCGCAGCAGAACGGTCTCGGCCTACCGCGAGGGTGACCGGACCATCGTTCTCATCCCCGCCAGGATGTCGGAGGCGGAGGAGCAGCGCTGGGTCGGCGTGATGCTCGACAAGCTCGCTGCCCAGGAGAGCAAGCGGATCCTGGGAGACGCCGAACTGGGCGAGCGCGCCGAGCGGCTGTCCGCCCAGTACTTCGACGGACGCGCAAGGCCGACATCCGTGCGATGGGTGACGAATCAGAACACCCGCTGGGGCTCCTGCACTCCGGCGGAGGGCAGTATCCGCCTGTCACACCGCCTGCAGGGGATGCCGGAGTACGTCGTCGACTACGTACTCGTCCATGAGCTGGCCCATCTGCTCGTGCCCGGCCACGGCCCGCGGTTCTGGCGGCTGCTGGAGGCGTACCCCCGCACCGAGCGGGCCAGGGGCTACCTCGAAGGCGTTGTCGCGGCCGACCGGCTGCCGCATCTGCCCGCCGCGCGCGGAGAGTGA
- a CDS encoding TerD family protein: MAREFQRGHKAKISDLTPGTDLYVGVQIAAPGLTFDISCFGLDANEQLSDDRYFIFFNQPKSPEESIQLLGAQSGDTESFRVTLDRIPASIHRLSFTATIDGAGQMSQVGPGYIRIVAGGEEVVRYAFNGSEFSTERAVMLGDFYLKDVWRFAAIGQGFDGGLDALLKNFGGEVAEESPAAQQPQGAAPSFAPPVQATAPAPAFGAPQAPQMPQAPQGPQPAPSFGAPAAQAPAPQQNPQMHSAPTIVAPMTPHGGTVPPPAPPSPYGQPPKQPQYGQVPGQMPGQVPQPGAPSPYGQQAPPPYGQQPPGMPPQGGFPQGVPQGAPQAGAGLQAALQPYRETPTGQRWTPQNQQLMRVDLTVGGTPVLARQGSMVMYQGKVDFSYKGAGFAGRIVGNATGQEMQLMRCSGRGQIFLAEDGSHLHSIELQGDGICVSAENVLAFDESLQHEVRRIEGHGIPGGALFTMMFQGTGTVIVKTHGIPVVLPVTPTTFADCNAVVAWSAASQVILSSQVRLRRNAYPGHSGETINLQFRGAPGNFIVVQPYEV, encoded by the coding sequence ATGGCCAGGGAATTCCAACGCGGCCACAAGGCCAAGATCAGTGATCTCACGCCGGGAACGGATCTGTACGTAGGTGTGCAGATCGCCGCTCCTGGGCTGACCTTCGACATCAGCTGCTTCGGACTCGACGCCAACGAGCAGCTCTCGGACGACCGGTACTTCATTTTCTTCAACCAGCCGAAGTCTCCCGAGGAATCCATTCAGCTGCTCGGTGCGCAATCCGGTGACACCGAGTCATTTCGCGTCACTCTGGACCGCATTCCGGCGAGCATCCACCGGCTTTCCTTCACCGCGACGATCGACGGTGCCGGACAGATGTCTCAGGTCGGCCCCGGGTACATCCGCATCGTCGCGGGTGGCGAGGAGGTCGTCCGCTACGCCTTCAACGGCTCGGAGTTCTCCACCGAGCGCGCCGTGATGCTGGGCGACTTCTACCTGAAGGACGTGTGGCGCTTCGCCGCCATAGGCCAGGGCTTCGACGGCGGTCTCGACGCGCTGCTGAAGAACTTCGGCGGCGAGGTCGCCGAGGAGTCACCGGCCGCACAGCAACCGCAGGGTGCCGCGCCCTCGTTCGCGCCGCCCGTGCAGGCCACCGCGCCCGCCCCGGCGTTCGGCGCACCGCAGGCGCCCCAGATGCCGCAGGCCCCTCAAGGACCGCAGCCCGCGCCCTCCTTCGGTGCTCCCGCGGCCCAGGCGCCCGCCCCTCAGCAGAACCCGCAGATGCATTCCGCGCCGACCATCGTGGCGCCGATGACCCCGCACGGCGGCACCGTACCGCCGCCGGCTCCCCCCTCCCCGTACGGACAACCGCCCAAGCAGCCGCAGTACGGGCAGGTCCCGGGGCAGATGCCGGGTCAGGTCCCGCAGCCGGGCGCGCCGTCGCCGTACGGACAGCAGGCCCCGCCCCCGTACGGTCAGCAGCCTCCCGGCATGCCCCCTCAGGGTGGTTTCCCGCAAGGCGTTCCCCAGGGAGCCCCGCAGGCCGGCGCCGGCCTGCAGGCCGCCCTCCAGCCTTACCGCGAGACCCCCACCGGCCAGCGCTGGACCCCGCAGAACCAGCAGCTCATGCGGGTCGATCTGACCGTGGGTGGCACGCCTGTCCTCGCCCGCCAGGGCAGCATGGTGATGTACCAGGGCAAGGTCGATTTCAGCTACAAGGGTGCCGGTTTCGCCGGACGGATCGTCGGCAATGCGACCGGCCAGGAGATGCAGCTGATGCGCTGCAGCGGCCGCGGCCAGATCTTCCTCGCGGAGGACGGCTCTCATCTGCACTCGATCGAGCTGCAGGGCGACGGCATCTGCGTCTCCGCGGAGAACGTCCTCGCCTTCGACGAGTCGCTGCAGCACGAGGTCCGCAGGATCGAGGGCCACGGCATCCCCGGCGGCGCCCTGTTCACCATGATGTTCCAGGGCACCGGCACCGTCATTGTGAAGACCCACGGCATCCCCGTGGTCCTGCCGGTCACGCCGACGACGTTCGCCGACTGCAATGCGGTCGTCGCCTGGTCGGCCGCGTCACAGGTCATCCTCTCCAGCCAGGTCCGGCTGCGCCGCAACGCGTACCCGGGGCACAGCGGAGAGACCATCAACCTCCAGTTCCGGGGCGCACCCGGCAACTTCATCGTCGTCCAGCCGTACGAGGTCTGA
- a CDS encoding AIM24 family protein, translating into MNQQLAGFAPTPIAARMENHGRAMLKVAMATGQDLYARTGSMVAYEGFVQYEPNPPAVRQIASQWVTGEGAPIMKCSGDGLLYLADYGADVVVINLNNDSLAVNGTNLLAFDAHLQWGVERVKGMAKFAGQGLWNVEVAGTGWVALTSRGTPIVVDCGRGEDETYVDPDALVAWSPNLKVKGKRSFKASSLIGRGSGEAYQMAFSGQGIVVVQPSEDSTDRLRIRH; encoded by the coding sequence ATGAACCAGCAACTCGCGGGCTTCGCCCCGACCCCGATCGCGGCCCGGATGGAGAACCACGGCCGCGCCATGCTCAAGGTCGCCATGGCCACCGGCCAGGACCTGTACGCACGCACCGGCTCGATGGTCGCCTACGAAGGCTTCGTCCAGTACGAGCCGAACCCGCCCGCCGTCCGCCAGATCGCCTCCCAGTGGGTGACCGGCGAGGGCGCTCCCATCATGAAGTGCTCCGGAGACGGGCTGCTCTACCTCGCCGACTACGGCGCGGATGTCGTCGTCATCAACCTCAACAACGACTCGCTCGCGGTCAACGGCACCAATCTGCTGGCCTTCGACGCGCACCTGCAGTGGGGCGTCGAGCGGGTCAAGGGCATGGCCAAGTTCGCCGGTCAGGGCCTGTGGAACGTCGAGGTCGCGGGCACCGGCTGGGTGGCCCTCACCTCGCGCGGTACGCCGATCGTCGTCGACTGCGGCCGTGGTGAGGACGAGACGTACGTCGACCCGGACGCCCTCGTCGCGTGGTCCCCGAACCTCAAGGTGAAGGGCAAGCGCAGCTTCAAGGCCTCCTCGCTGATCGGGCGGGGCAGCGGAGAGGCCTACCAGATGGCCTTCTCGGGACAGGGCATTGTCGTCGTACAGCCGAGCGAGGACAGTACCGACCGCCTGCGGATCCGGCACTGA